GCTGATCGTCCGCCACACCTGGCCCTACGCCGACATCCCGGGACTGCCGCCCGCCTTCAACACGGCGCTCCGCCACGCCCTCGCCGCCGACCCCGCCCACCGCCTGTCCGACGCCGGCGCGTTCCGTGACGCGCTCGTCGCGGTCGACCTCGACACCGTCGACCTGGGCGGCGGCGGTGGCTTCGGCCCGGCGCCCGCCATGCCGACGGTTCCGGCGTACCGGGGCGGGCCGCCCACGACGATGCCGCCGTACGCGGTCGCGCCGCCCACGACGATGCCGCCGCCGTACGGGGACGCGCCGCCGTACGGGGACGCGCCGACGAGCGGGGGAGGGGCGACCGTGGTCCCCGGGCCGGGCGGATCGGGTGGGGCGGGCGGTACGACCGTCGTTCCCGGGCCCGGTGGCGACGGTGGCGATCGTGGACGCAAGGGTGCGGCGCGGCGCCGGCCGGTGCTGATCGCCGCGTTCGCGGCCGTGGCCGTCTCCGTGAGCGTGTCGGTCACCGTGGTGACCTACCAGGGCGACGACCGGCGGGAGGGCGGCACGGACGGCTCCCTCTCGTCCGCCGCCGCGTCACCGTCCGCCGGGGCCGCCGACGACAAGGGCACCTCGGGGTTCGGGGCGGCGACCACCACCGAGAACTGTCCCGCGACGGAGGTCGACGGCGTGGGCGGCCGATGCGTCGAGACCCCCGAGTGCTGGAGCGGGATCGTCGACATCTCCGGCATCGTCACGGTCAGCCGCGCCGACTGCCAGGCCAAGCACGTGTGGGAGACCTTCGCCATCGCCCCCCTGCCGAAGGACGGCCAGACCAACAACGCCCGCGACCTGATCAAGCACCCCGATGTGAAGACGCTCTGCTCCCAGAAGGTCATGTCCGCGTCGATGGCCCCCGAGGGTCGCCGGGTCGCCGGGGAGTGGAGCGTCGACCTCATTCCGCCGAGCGCGGCCGAGTGGGCCGACGGGCTCCGGGTCTTCCGTTGTGTCGCGGCGGCACGGACCGACGACGGCGAGAAGACGGGCAGCCAGTTCGCGGTGGGGAGCTGACGGGGATTCGGTGCGATCCGGCGGCTCGCGTGGCACTGAGGGTCACACGGAAACCGGCAGGCCGCGCGGACACGACTGTCCTCGGGCGCACCGACCGGGTGGAATGTCCGATGATCGTACAGTCTGGACTCAGGAAGTGACTGGGCTCACATGGCACTGAGTGACACGTTTCTTGTGGTGTAACGGCATCATTGCCGAAACCATGGTGTCCTCATGGCAGCTCGAAGGGATCAGGGATGCTCCGCAAGGTACTGGTCGCCAACCGTGGCGAGATCGCGATCCGCGCGTTCCGCGCCGGCTACGAAGTGGGTGCGCGGACGGTCGCCGTCTTCCCCCACGAGGACCGCAACTCGCTGCACCGGCTCAAGGCCGACGAGGCCTACGAGATCGGCGAACCGGGGCACCCCGTGCGGGCGTACCTCTCCGTCGAGGAGATCATGCGCGCCGCCCGGCTGGCGGGCGCCGACGCCGTCTACCCGGGCTACGGGTTCCTGTCCGAGAACCCCGAGCTGGCCCGCGCGTGCGAGGAGGCCGGCATCACCTTCGTCGGTCCCAGCGCCCACATCCTGGAGCTGACGGGCAACAAGGCGCGCGCGGTCGCCGCCGCCCGTGCCGCCGGCGTACCGGTCCTCGGCTCCTCCGAGCCCTCCACCGACGTGGACGAACTGGTCCGCGCCGCGGACGAGATCGGCTTCCCGGTCTTCGTGAAGGCCGTCGCGGGCGGCGGCGGTCGCGGAATGCGCCGCGTCGAGGATCCGGCGGCGCTGCGCGAGTCCATCGAGGCCGCGTCGCGCGAGGCGGCCTCCGCCTTCGGCGACCCGACCGTCTTCTTGGAGAAGGCCGTCGTCGAGCCCCGCCACATCGAGGTGCAGATCCTCGCCGACGGCCACGGCGACGTCATCCACCTCTTCGAACGCGACTGTTCGGTGCAGCGCCGCCACCAGAAGGTCATCGAGCTGGCGCCCGCCCCGAACCTCGACCCGGCCCTGCGCGACCGCATCTGCGCCGACGCCGTCCGCTTCGCCCGCGAGATCGGCTACCGCAACGCGGGCACCGTCGAGTTCCTCCTCGACCGCGACGGCAACCACGTCTTCATCGAGATGAACCCCCGTATCCAGGTCGAGCACACGGTCACCGAGGAGGTCACCGACGTCGACCTCGTGCAGTCCCAGCTCCGGATCGCCGCCGGGGCCACCCTCGCCGACCTCGGACTCTCCCAGGAGACCGTCACCCTGCGCGGCGCGGCCCTCCAGTGCCGTATCACCACCGAGGACCCCGCCAACGGCTTCCGCCCGGACACCGGCCGCATCAGCGCCTACCGTTCGCCCGGCGGCTCCGGCATCCGCCTCGACGGCGGCACCACCCACGCCGGTACGGAGATCAGCGCCCACTTCGACTCCATGCTGGTCAAACTGACCTGCCGGGGCCGGGACTTCACCACCGCCGTCAACCGGGCCCGCCGCGCGGTCGCCGAGTTCCGGATCCGGGGCGTGGCCACGAACATCCCGTTCCTCCAGGCGGTCCTCGACGACCCGGACTTCCAGGCGGGCCAGGTCACCACCTCGTTCATCGAGCAGCGCCCGCACCTGCTCACCTCCCGGCACTCCGCCGACCGCGGGACCAAGCTGCTCACCTATCTGGCCGACGTGACGGTCAACAAGCCCCACGGCCCGCGCCCCGACCTGATCGACCCGTCCACCAAGCTGCCGCGGCCCACCACGAGCGAACCCCCGGCCGGCTCCAAGCAGAAGCTCGTCGAGCTCGGTCCCGAGGGCTTCGCCCGCTGGCTGCGCGAGTCACCCACCATCGGCGTCACCGACACCACCTTCCGCGACGCCCACCAGTCGCTGCTCGCCACCCGGGTCCGCACCAAGGACATGCTCGCCGTGGCCCCCGTGGTGGCCAGGACGCTCCCGCAGCTGCTCTCCCTGGAGTGCTGGGGCGGCGCCACCTACGACGTCGCCCTCCGCTTCCTCGCCGAGGACCCCTGGGAGCGGCTGGCCGCCTTCCGTGCCGCCGCGCCCAACATCTGCCTCCAGATGCTGCTGCGCGGCCGCAACACCGTCGGGTACACGCCGTACCCGACCGAGGTGACCGACGCCTTCGTCCAGGAGGCCACCGAGACCGGCATCGACATCTTCCGGATCTTCGACGCGCTCAACGACGTGGGCCAGATGCGGCCCGCCATCGACGCCGTACGCGCCACCGGCACGGCCGTCGCCGAGGTCGCCCTCTGCTACACCTCCGACCTCTCCGACCCCGCCGAGCAGCTCTACACGCTCGACTACTACCTGCGGCTCGCCGAACAGATCGTCGAGGCGGGCGCCCACGTCCTCGCTGTCAAGGACATGGCGGGACTGCTGCGCGCCCCCGCCGCCACGAAGCTGGTCTCCGCCCTGCGCCGCGAGTTCGACCTGCCGGTGCACATCCACACCCACGACACGGCGGGCGGCCAGCTCGCCACCTACCTCGCCGCGATCCAGGCCGGCGCCGACGCCGTCGACGGGGCCGTGGCCTCCATGGCGGGCACCACCTCGCAGCCGTCGCTGTCGGCGATCGTCGCCGCGACCGACTACTCCGACCGGCCCACCGGCCTCGACCTGCGTGCCGTCGGCGACCTGGAGCCCTACTGGGAGAGCGTCCGCCGCATCTACGCCCCCTTCGAGGCGGGCCTCGCCTCCCCGACCGGCCGTGTCTACGACCACGAGATCCCTGGCGGCCAGCTCTCCAACCTGCGCACCCAGGCCGTCGCGCTCGGCCTCGGCGACCGCTTCGAGGACATCGAGGCGATGTACACCGCCGCCGACCGCATCCTCGGCCACCTGGTGAAGGTCACGCCCTCCTCCAAGGTGGTCGGCGACCTCGCGCTGCACCTCGTCGGCGCCGGAGTGGCACCCGCCGACTTCGAGGCCACGCCGGACCGGTTCGACATCCCGGACTCCGTCATCGGCTTCCTGCGCGGCGAGCTGGGCACCCCGCCCGGCGGCTGGCCCGAGCCGTTCCGCAGCAAGGCCCTCCAGGGCCGCGCCGACGCCAAGCCCGTCCAGGACCTGAACGCCGAGGACCGCGCCGGACTGGAGAAGGACCGCCGCGCCACCCTCAACCGGCTGCTCTTCCCCGGCCCGACCCGCGAGTTCGAGACCCACCGTCAGACGTACGGCGACACCAGCGTCCTCGACAGCAAGGACTTCTTCTACGGCCTCGGCCCCGGCAAGGAGTACGCCGTCGACCTGGAGCCCGGTGTGCGGCTCCTCATCGGGCTGGAGGCCGTCGGCGAGGCGGACGAACGCGGTATGCGCACGGTGATGTCGACGCTGAACGGCCAGTTGCGGCCGATCCAGATCCGCGACAAGGCCGCCTCCACCGACATCCCCGTCACCGAGAAGGCCGACCGCTCCAACCCCGGGCACGTCGCCGCCCCGTTCGCCGGTGTGGTCACACTCGCGGTCGCCGAGGGCGACGAGGTCGCGGCCGGTGCCACGGTCGCCACCATCGAGGCCATGAAGATGGAGGCCACCATCACCGTCCCGAAGGCCGGCCGGGTCTCCCGTCTCGCCATCAACAAGATCCAGCAGGTGGAGGGCGGCGACCTGCTCGTCGAGATCGTCTGACACCCGCACGAGGATCGACCGGCACCGGACGAGGATCCTCCGGCACCGGACGAGGCCGAGGCGCCCACGCCATGGATGCGGCGGGACGCCTCGGCTGTTCGTCGGTGCCCGATGTCGGCGCCGGCCGGCCATGGCTCTCCGCGTGCTCGGCCGGATCAGGCGCGGGGGAAGAACTCCAGCACCGCCGTGCCGCCTTCGAGGGACTTCACACGGAAGCCGAGGCCGTTGAGGCCGCCGGTGCCGCCCTCGCCGACCGATGAGCTGAGGCGGGTGCCCGCCCCCGAGGACCGGAGCACGACGGTGTCCTCGGTGACCTTCGTGACGCGGAGATCGCCGACGCCGAACCGGCTGTCGACCTCGACGGACAGCGGCTCGGACACGGTGAGTTCGCACCGGCCGTCGAAGCATGCCTCGGTGCCGGTGCCGGTGCCGGTGCCGGTGCCGTCGGCAGCGCCTCGTCCACCGTCGCGGTCGCGGTCGCCCTTGGGGTCGGGGGCGTCGCCCCTGTCTCCGTCTCCGCTTCCGGTCCTGCCGTCGTCGTCGGCTTCCGCCTCGGCCTCGGCGGCTGTCGCGGAGGCCGGTGTCGTCGTCGGCTGCTGTTTCGCCTCCGACGGTGACCTGTCCCTGCCGTCGGAGCGGTCGTCCCGAACGCCGTCCCCGCCGCAGCCGGTGAGCGCCCATGCCAGGGACGCCACCGCCGCGACGCCGAACCGGCCCCTGCCCGTGCCCATACGTCAGCCTTTCAACTCGTGCGCCCGCACGCCCTGTTGCTCCGCATTCGCGGGACACGTCCCTTTATACGGGGTGCGCGGGTCCGGGCGGTGCCGTGACGGCCCGAGGGGTGAGCCGTCGGGACGATCCGTTGACGCCAACCTCACCCTTGGGGGACGGGCGGCCGGGCCACCGTGGCGAGGAGCGAGGCCGTGAAGGCGTGCCGCGGGGCGGTGAGGAGCCGCCGGGCGGGGCCCTGCTCGACGATCTCCCCCGCGTCCATGACGGCGATGCGATGGGCGACCGAGGCGGTCTCCAGGTCGTGGGTGATCAGGACCAGCGCCGGTGCGGCGGGGGCTGTTCCGGCGTCCTCGCCGGCGCCGAGCAGGCCCGTGAGGACGTCGAGGATGCCGCGCCGGCTGACGGTGTCCAGGCCCGAGGTGATCTCGTCGCAGATCAGGACGCGGGGGTGGGCGAGGAGCGCGCGTGCCAGGGCCGCGCGCTGGAGTTCGCCGCCCGACAGCTGGGCGGGGAGCCGGTGTGCCAGTTCCGGCAGGAGGCCCAGGCGGGTCAGGGTCGCCAGCGCCTCGGTCTCGGCGGTCCCGGCGTCGACTCCGCGCAGCCGGACCGCCGTGCGGGCGACCTGCCGCAGGACCGGGCGGTGCTCGTCGAACGCGGCGCGTGCGTCCTGGAAGACGTACTGCACGGCCGCCAACTCCCCCCGGGTGCGGTCGCGCAGGCTGCGGGGCAGCGGCGTGCCGTCGAGAAGGACCTCGCCGTCGTGGTCGCGGTGAAGTCCCGCGAGGCAGCGGGCCAGAGTGGTCTTGCCGCTGCCCGAGCGGCCGACGACAGCCAGCAACTGCCCCGCGCTCAGGTCGAGTTCGTGGGCGCGCACGGTCACCGTGGCATCGCGTGAGCCGTCGCGGTGGCGGGCGACGAGGTCACGTACGCGCAGCACCGGTCGGTCACGGCGCGTGGTCGCGGTTCGCTCGCGCTCGCCGCGCGTGGTCGCCGTTCGCTCGCCCGAGCCCGTCGTCGTCCCCGAGGCCGCTCTCGCGCCTGTCCGCGTTCCCCTCTCACGTCCTGCCCCCTCGTCCGTGGCGCCAGGGTCGGTGAGCGAATGTTCGGTGAGCGAAACCTGGGCGGCCAGAAGCCGACGGGTCCATTCGTGCCGGGGCGCCGACCAGACGTGCTGTGTCGGTCCCGACTCCACGACACGCCCCGCCCGCATGACATGGACCTCGTCGGCGAGCGAGCGGACGACGTCGAGGTCGTGGCTGAGCAGGACGATCGCGATGCCGCGCGCCGCGATCGTCGCGAGCTGTGCGACGACGAGGCTCTTGGTCAGCGCGTCCTGGCCGGTGGTGGGCTCGTCGGCGACGACGACCCGGGCGCCGAGCAGGAGGGCCTGGGCGAGGACCACGCGTTGCTGCTGACCGCCGGAGAGCTGGTGCGGATGGCGGCGCAACAGGGTCTCGGCGTCCGGGAGTCGGGCGTCGGCCAGCGCTCGGAGCACCTGGGCCCGAGCGGCTGCCCTGCGCAGGCCGCGCGGCAGATGACGTACCCGTGGGCGGGCGATGTCGGTCAGCAGGGCGCCGATCCGGCGGGCGGGGTTGAGGACGGAGGCCGGATGCTGGGGCACGTACCCGACGAGGCCCGCGGGCCCGCCGAGCCCCTCGGCCGCCAACCGGACCTCGCCGGTGACGCGTGCGCCCACCGGGAACTCGCCGAGCAGCGCCAGCCCGGTGGTCGTCTTCCCGCTGCCCGACGCACCCACCAGCGCGGTGACCCTGCCGGGCAGCACCCGCAGACTCACCCCGTCGACGATCGCCCGCCCGCCCACCTCGACCCGAAGGTCCGTGAGTTCGGCGAGGGGTTCCGGGGCGGCCGTGCCGCTCTCGTCGTCGTACCGCGTCACGAACGTCGTTCCTTCCGTGCCTGTCGGCCACCGGTCCGGCTGATCCTGGTGATCCGGCTGGGCCCACCGTGCCCACCGCGCCCGCCGGGCTTCTCCAGCGCCGCGTCGAAGAGGAGGTTCGTGCCCGTGGTGAGCGCGACGATCAGCAGGGCGGGGACGACCACGGCCCAGGGCTGCACGAACAGGCCCGTGCGGTTGCGGTCGACCATCACCGCCCAGTCGGCGGCGTCCGGGGTCACGCCGACGCCGAGGAAGGCCGCAGTGGCGACCAGGTACAGCACCCCGGTCAGCCGGGTGCCGGCATCGGCGCCGAGGGTGCGCAGGATCGTCCGGCCGACATAGCCGACGGCCGTGCGCCACCAGCTCTCGCCCTGGAGACGGAGCGCCTCGACGACCGGACGGGCGGCGGCCTCCGTGGCGGCGGCGCGCACGAGGCGCGCCGCGTCGGGCACGTTGACCAGCGCGACGAGCAGGGCGAGACCGACGGCTCCGGTGGTGAGGACCGACGCGACCAGCAGGATCAGCAGCAGCGACGGGACGGCGATCAGGATGTCCAGCGGACGCATCAGCAGTTCCTCCAGCCAACGCCGGTGCGTCAGCGCGGCGACGAGACCGACCGGCAGGGCGACGAGATAGGCCAGCGCTCCGGCGCCGAGCGCGGTCAGCACGACCGGCCGCCCGCCGTGGAGCACCTGCTGCCATACGTCCCGGCCCACGAAGTCCGTGCCGAGCCAGTGCCCGTCGCCGAGCGTGAAGGAGGGCGCCCGTGTGCTCGGTTCCCCTGCGAACACCGGTCCCAGCAGGGCGAGGACGAGGGGGACGGCGATGACCGCGAGGCCGAGCGCGAAACGGCCCGTGGGCCGACGCCGGGTGCGCGGGACGGCAGCAGTGCCGGGCGGGTCGACGTCCGTGGCCGCAGTCACGCCGCCACCCCCGCCCGGGGCGCCAGCCGTCGGGCGACCACGTCCGCGCCCAGGTTGAGCACGACAGTCAGGACGCCGAAGACCACGGCGAGCCCCTGGACGACGGGGACATCGCGTTCGGCGACGGCGTTGAGGAGGACGGTGCCGAGTCCGGGGATCACGAAGAGGGCCTCCACGACGATGACACCGCACAGCAACCAGTCGATGGTGCGGGCGAGTTGCTGGGCGGCGGGGGCGAGGGCGTTCGGGAGGGCGTGGGCGTAGCGGACGCGGGCGCCGGAAACGCCGTACCGCCGGGCGTGGGCGACGTACGGGGAGGCGAGGGCGTCGATCATGCCGGCCCGGACCAGCCGGACGAGGGAGCACACGGGACGGGAGAGCAGGACGAGGACGGGCAGGACGAGGGCGGCCGGGTGGGCGAGGAGGTCGGTGCCGTAGCCGACGGCGGTCGGCGGCAGCCAGCCCAGTTTCAGCGCGAACACGGTCACCAGCAGGACCCCGAGGGCGAACTCGGGGACCGCGTACACGGCGAGCGTCAGCGAGCTGACGAGGCGGTCGACCGGGCCGCCCTCGTGGCGGGCGGCCAGCACGCCGAGTCCGAAGCCGAGCGGGACGAGCAGTGCCACGGTGAGTGCGGCGAGCAGCAGGGTCGGCCCGAAGCCGTCGGCGATGTACCGGGCGACCGGGCGGCCGGAGGTCAGCGAGGTGCCGAAGTCGCCGTGCAGCAGACCCGTCGCCCAGTCGGCCAGCCGTTCGTGCACCGGCCGGTCGAGGTGCATCGCCTCACGGATGGCGGCGATGCGCGCCGGGTCGGGCTGGTCGCCGGCCAGCGCGACCGCGGCGTCGCCCGGCAGCGCCTCGGTGAGCGCGAAGACCAGCAGCACGACGGCCACGGTCTGCGCGACACCGAGGAGCAGCCGCCGCACGACGAAGGCGGACGCTCCCCGGGAGGCGCTGCGGCGGATCGTCGTGCGGATCCGGCCCCGCCGAGGCCGTTCGTCCGGTTCCCCACGCCCCGCCGGGACGCTCTGAGCGGGTGTCACGTGAGCCACACCTTGTCGAAGCGTGCCCAGTCGAGCGTGTTGGCGGGGGCCTTGGTCTCCACTCCCTTCACCGTCTTGGCCGTTCCGAGGATCCAGTCGGCGAACCCCCAGATCAGGAAGCCGCCTTCGGTGTACAGCCGGCGCTGCATCCGCTCGTAGACGGCGGCTCGCTGTGCCTTGTCCCGCGTCGACTGGGCCTGCTGGTAGAGGGCGTCGAAGTCCTTGTGCTGCCACTTGGTGGCGTTGGTGGTGGAGTCGGTGAGCAGCCGCTGCGAGATGTGGGCCTCGATGGGCATGGCACCTGACCGGTAGCAGGCGAGGGTGCCGGAGTCGAGGATGTCGCTCCAGTACGAGTCCTTGCTGCCCATCCGCACCTCGACGGTGACGCCCGCCTTCGCGGCCTGGTCCTTGAAGATGCTGGCGGCCTCGGTGAACCCGGCGGCCACGGCGGAGGTGTCCAGGGTGACCTTCAGCTTCTCCGCGCCGGCCTGCTTCAGCAGGGCCCGGGCCCGGTCGAGGTCCTGCTCGCGCTGCGGGAGGTCGGCGGCGTAGTACTCGTAGCCCTTGCCGAACAGGTCGTTGCCGACGACGCCCGCGCCGGACAGGGCGCCGTCGACGAGCTCCTGCCGGTCGGCGATCAGGAAGAACGCCTCCCGGACCCGCTTGTCGTCGAAGGGCGGCCGGTCGGTCTTCATGCAGAACGCCTGCATGGCGCTGCCCCGCAGCCGGACGATCTCGATCTGCCCCTTGCCCTCGTGGGCGCGGGCGGTGGTGGGGTTGAGCTCGTGGGCGTACTCGACCTGACCGCCGAGGAGCGCG
The DNA window shown above is from Streptomyces akebiae and carries:
- a CDS encoding ABC transporter ATP-binding protein, which translates into the protein MTRYDDESGTAAPEPLAELTDLRVEVGGRAIVDGVSLRVLPGRVTALVGASGSGKTTTGLALLGEFPVGARVTGEVRLAAEGLGGPAGLVGYVPQHPASVLNPARRIGALLTDIARPRVRHLPRGLRRAAARAQVLRALADARLPDAETLLRRHPHQLSGGQQQRVVLAQALLLGARVVVADEPTTGQDALTKSLVVAQLATIAARGIAIVLLSHDLDVVRSLADEVHVMRAGRVVESGPTQHVWSAPRHEWTRRLLAAQVSLTEHSLTDPGATDEGAGRERGTRTGARAASGTTTGSGERTATTRGERERTATTRRDRPVLRVRDLVARHRDGSRDATVTVRAHELDLSAGQLLAVVGRSGSGKTTLARCLAGLHRDHDGEVLLDGTPLPRSLRDRTRGELAAVQYVFQDARAAFDEHRPVLRQVARTAVRLRGVDAGTAETEALATLTRLGLLPELAHRLPAQLSGGELQRAALARALLAHPRVLICDEITSGLDTVSRRGILDVLTGLLGAGEDAGTAPAAPALVLITHDLETASVAHRIAVMDAGEIVEQGPARRLLTAPRHAFTASLLATVARPPVPQG
- a CDS encoding ABC transporter substrate-binding protein, which produces MHDERFPGLRRRGFLAATGAATLGALALTACGADGTDPGASGDDGTPKRGGRLRAAFAGGGASETLDPHLANLFADVARAKALYDKLADYGADLSARPRLAAKWEPNKTLDRWQVTLREATFHDGSPVTAKDVLYSYRRIADPEKAFRAKASLEPIDLDASRATGERGIEFVLKRPTAEFPNVLAAFGAYIVPENAGRNAADFDRKPIGSGPFRFVSFSPGRSAVFRRYDAYWEGAPHLDEVEFVVANEESARVNALLGGQVEYAHELNPTTARAHEGKGQIEIVRLRGSAMQAFCMKTDRPPFDDKRVREAFFLIADRQELVDGALSGAGVVGNDLFGKGYEYYAADLPQREQDLDRARALLKQAGAEKLKVTLDTSAVAAGFTEAASIFKDQAAKAGVTVEVRMGSKDSYWSDILDSGTLACYRSGAMPIEAHISQRLLTDSTTNATKWQHKDFDALYQQAQSTRDKAQRAAVYERMQRRLYTEGGFLIWGFADWILGTAKTVKGVETKAPANTLDWARFDKVWLT
- a CDS encoding pyruvate carboxylase, producing the protein MLRKVLVANRGEIAIRAFRAGYEVGARTVAVFPHEDRNSLHRLKADEAYEIGEPGHPVRAYLSVEEIMRAARLAGADAVYPGYGFLSENPELARACEEAGITFVGPSAHILELTGNKARAVAAARAAGVPVLGSSEPSTDVDELVRAADEIGFPVFVKAVAGGGGRGMRRVEDPAALRESIEAASREAASAFGDPTVFLEKAVVEPRHIEVQILADGHGDVIHLFERDCSVQRRHQKVIELAPAPNLDPALRDRICADAVRFAREIGYRNAGTVEFLLDRDGNHVFIEMNPRIQVEHTVTEEVTDVDLVQSQLRIAAGATLADLGLSQETVTLRGAALQCRITTEDPANGFRPDTGRISAYRSPGGSGIRLDGGTTHAGTEISAHFDSMLVKLTCRGRDFTTAVNRARRAVAEFRIRGVATNIPFLQAVLDDPDFQAGQVTTSFIEQRPHLLTSRHSADRGTKLLTYLADVTVNKPHGPRPDLIDPSTKLPRPTTSEPPAGSKQKLVELGPEGFARWLRESPTIGVTDTTFRDAHQSLLATRVRTKDMLAVAPVVARTLPQLLSLECWGGATYDVALRFLAEDPWERLAAFRAAAPNICLQMLLRGRNTVGYTPYPTEVTDAFVQEATETGIDIFRIFDALNDVGQMRPAIDAVRATGTAVAEVALCYTSDLSDPAEQLYTLDYYLRLAEQIVEAGAHVLAVKDMAGLLRAPAATKLVSALRREFDLPVHIHTHDTAGGQLATYLAAIQAGADAVDGAVASMAGTTSQPSLSAIVAATDYSDRPTGLDLRAVGDLEPYWESVRRIYAPFEAGLASPTGRVYDHEIPGGQLSNLRTQAVALGLGDRFEDIEAMYTAADRILGHLVKVTPSSKVVGDLALHLVGAGVAPADFEATPDRFDIPDSVIGFLRGELGTPPGGWPEPFRSKALQGRADAKPVQDLNAEDRAGLEKDRRATLNRLLFPGPTREFETHRQTYGDTSVLDSKDFFYGLGPGKEYAVDLEPGVRLLIGLEAVGEADERGMRTVMSTLNGQLRPIQIRDKAASTDIPVTEKADRSNPGHVAAPFAGVVTLAVAEGDEVAAGATVATIEAMKMEATITVPKAGRVSRLAINKIQQVEGGDLLVEIV
- a CDS encoding ABC transporter permease, with the protein product MTAATDVDPPGTAAVPRTRRRPTGRFALGLAVIAVPLVLALLGPVFAGEPSTRAPSFTLGDGHWLGTDFVGRDVWQQVLHGGRPVVLTALGAGALAYLVALPVGLVAALTHRRWLEELLMRPLDILIAVPSLLLILLVASVLTTGAVGLALLVALVNVPDAARLVRAAATEAAARPVVEALRLQGESWWRTAVGYVGRTILRTLGADAGTRLTGVLYLVATAAFLGVGVTPDAADWAVMVDRNRTGLFVQPWAVVVPALLIVALTTGTNLLFDAALEKPGGRGGHGGPSRITRISRTGGRQARKERRS
- a CDS encoding serine/threonine-protein kinase; translated protein: MGPERTDLPGYEIQEVLGQGGFATVYRARQLAVGREVALKVDSRVLSTPRDRQRFLREVTAAGQLSGHPHVVPVYDAGVLADNRPYMVLELCPGGSLGDRLHRQGALPAKEARDIGVGLADAVAAAHASGVLHRDIKPGNVMVNRYGGVALTDFGLAAMPRPGRELSVTREALTPAYAPPEAFRMTDPSPAGDVYSLAATVYALLCGRPPHYPEDGTQLSLAELIVRHTWPYADIPGLPPAFNTALRHALAADPAHRLSDAGAFRDALVAVDLDTVDLGGGGGFGPAPAMPTVPAYRGGPPTTMPPYAVAPPTTMPPPYGDAPPYGDAPTSGGGATVVPGPGGSGGAGGTTVVPGPGGDGGDRGRKGAARRRPVLIAAFAAVAVSVSVSVTVVTYQGDDRREGGTDGSLSSAAASPSAGAADDKGTSGFGAATTTENCPATEVDGVGGRCVETPECWSGIVDISGIVTVSRADCQAKHVWETFAIAPLPKDGQTNNARDLIKHPDVKTLCSQKVMSASMAPEGRRVAGEWSVDLIPPSAAEWADGLRVFRCVAAARTDDGEKTGSQFAVGS
- a CDS encoding ABC transporter permease encodes the protein MRTTIRRSASRGASAFVVRRLLLGVAQTVAVVLLVFALTEALPGDAAVALAGDQPDPARIAAIREAMHLDRPVHERLADWATGLLHGDFGTSLTSGRPVARYIADGFGPTLLLAALTVALLVPLGFGLGVLAARHEGGPVDRLVSSLTLAVYAVPEFALGVLLVTVFALKLGWLPPTAVGYGTDLLAHPAALVLPVLVLLSRPVCSLVRLVRAGMIDALASPYVAHARRYGVSGARVRYAHALPNALAPAAQQLARTIDWLLCGVIVVEALFVIPGLGTVLLNAVAERDVPVVQGLAVVFGVLTVVLNLGADVVARRLAPRAGVAA